The Pan troglodytes isolate AG18354 chromosome 1, NHGRI_mPanTro3-v2.0_pri, whole genome shotgun sequence genome includes a region encoding these proteins:
- the ABL2 gene encoding tyrosine-protein kinase ABL2 isoform X2, protein MVLGTVLLPPNSYGRDQDTSLCCLCTEASESALPDLTDHFASCVEDGFEGDKTGGSSPEALHRPYGCDVEPQALNEAIRWSSKENLLGATESDPNLFVALYDFVASGDNTLSITKGEKLRVLGYNQNGEWSEVRSKNGQGWVPSNYITPVNSLEKHSWYHGPVSRSAAEYLLSSLINGSFLVRESESSPGQLSISLRYEGRVYHYRINTTADGKVYVTAESRFSTLAELVHHHSTVADGLVTTLHYPAPKCNKPTVYGVSPIHDKWEMERTDITMKHKLGGGQYGEVYVGVWKKYSLTVAVKTLKEDTMEVEEFLKEAAVMKEIKHPNLVQLLGVCTLEPPFYIVTEYMPYGNLLDYLRECNREEVTAVVLLYMATQISSAMEYLEKKNFIHRDLAARNCLVGENHVVKVADFGLSRLMTGDTYTAHAGAKFPIKWTAPESLAYNTFSIKSDVWAFGVLLWEIATYGMSPYPGIDLSQVYDLLEKGYRMEQPEGCPPKVYELMRACWKWSPADRPSFAETHQAFETMFHDSSISEEVAEELGRAASSSSVVPYLPRLPILPSKTRTLKKQVENKENIEGAQDATENSASSLAPGFFRGAQASSGSPALPRKQRDKSPSSLLEDAKETCFTRDRKGGFFSSFMKKRNAPTPPKRSSSFREMENQPHKKYELTGNFSSVASLQHADGFSFTPAQQEANLVPPKCYGGSFAQRNLCNDDGGGGGGSGTAGGGWSGITGFFTPRLIKKTLGLRAGKPTASDDTSKPFPRSNSTSSMSSGLPEQDRMAMTLPRNCQRSKLQLERTVSTSSQPEENVDRANDMLPKKSEESAAPSRERPKAKLLPRGATALPLRTPSGDLAITEKDPPGVGVAGVAAAPKGKEKNGGARLGMAGVPEDGEQPGWPSPAKAAPVLPTTHNHKVPVLISPTLKHTPADVQLIGTDSQGNKFKLLSEHQVTSSGDKDRPRRVKPKCAPPPPPVMRLLQHPSICSDPTEEPTALTAGQSTSETQEGGKKAALGTVPISGKAGRPVMPPPQVPLPTSSISPAKMANGTAGTKVALRKTKQAAEKISADKISKEALLECADLLSSAITEPVPNSQLVDTGHQLLDYCSGYVDCIPQTRNKFAFREAVSKLELSLQELQVSSAAAGVPGTNPVLNNLLSCVQEISDVVQR, encoded by the exons ATGGTCCTTGGGACAGTTCTCCTTCCACCTAATAGTTATGGCAGAGATCAGGACACTTCACTTTGCTGCCTGTGCACTGAGGCCTCAGAATCTGCTCTACCCGACTTAACAG atcACTTTGCCAGCTGTGTGGAGGATGGATTTGAGGGAGACAAGACTGGAGGCAGTAGTCCAG AAGCTTTGCATCGTCCCTATGGTTGTGATGTTGAACCCCAGGCACTAAATGAGGCTATCAGGTGGAGCTCCAAGGAGAACTTGCTCGGAGCCACTGAGAGTGACCCTAATCTCTTCGTTGCACTTTATGATTTTGTAGCAAGTGGTGATAACACACTCAGCATCACTAAAG GTGAAAAGCTACGAGTCCTTGGTTACAACCAGAATGGCGAGTGGAGTGAAGTTCGCTCTAAGAACGGGCAGGGCTGGGTGCCAAGCAACTACATCACCCCAGTGAACAGCCTGGAAAAACACTCCTGGTACCATGGACCTGTGTCACGCAGTGCAGCTGAGTATCTGCTCAGCAGTCTAATCAATGGCAGCTTCCTGGTGCGAGAAAGTGAGAGTAGCCCTGGGCAGCTGTCCATCTCGCTCAGGTACGAGGGACGTGTGTATCACTACAGGATCAATACCACTGCAGATGGCAAG GTGTATGTGACTGCTGAGAGCCGCTTCAGCACCTTGGCAGAGCTTGTACACCATCACTCTACAGTGGCTGATGGGCTGGTGACAACATTACACTACCCAGCACCCAAGTGTAATAAGCCTACAGTCTATGGTGTGTCCCCCATCCACGACAAATGGGAAATGGAGCGAACAGATATTACCATGAAGCACAAACTTGGGGGCGGTCAGTATGGAGAGGTTTACGTTGGCGTCTGGAAGAAATACAGCCTTACAGTTGCTGTGAAAACATTGAAG GAAGATACCATGGAGGTAGAAGAATTCCTGAAAGAAGCTGCAGTAATGAAGGAAATCAAGCATCCTAATCTGGTACAACTTTTAG GTGTGTGTACTTTGGAGCCACCATTTTACATTGTGACTGAATACATGCCATACGGGAATTTGCTGGATTACCTCCGAGAATGCAACCGAGAAGAGGTGACTGCAGTTGTGCTGCTCTACATGGCCACTCAGATTTCTTCTGCAATGGAGTACTTAGAGAAGAAGAATTTCATCCATAG AGATCTTGCAGCTCGTAACTGCCTAGTGGGAGAAAACCATGTGGTAAAAGTGGCTGACTTTGGCTTAAGTAGATTGATGACTGGAGACACTTATACTGCTCATGCTGGAGCCAAATTTCCTATTAAGTGGACAGCACCAGAGAGTCTTGCCTACAATACCTTCTCAATTAAATCTGACGTCTGGG CTTTTGGGGTATTGTTGTGGGAAATTGCTACCTATGGAATGTCACCATATCCAGGTATTGACCTGTCTCAGGTCTATGACCTACTAGAAAAAGGATATCGAATGGAACAGCCTGAGGGATGCCCCCCTAAGGTTTATGAACTTATGAGAGCAT GCTGGAAGTGGAGCCCTGCCGATAGGCCCTCTTTTGCTGAAACACACCAAGCTTTTGAAACCATGTTCCATGACTCCAGCATTTCTGAAG AGGTAGCTGAGGAGCTTGGGAGAGCCGCCTCCTCGTCATCTGTTGTTCCGTACCTGCCCCGGCTACCTATACTTCCTTCCAAGACTCGGACACTGAAGAAACAGGTGGAGAACAAGGAGAACATTGAAGGGGCACAAGATGCCACAGAAAATTCTGCTTCCAGTTTAGCACCAG GGTTCTTCAGAGGTGCACAGGCCTCTAGTGGATCCCCAGCACTGCCTCGAAAGCAAAGAGACAAGTCACCCAGCAGCCTCTTGGAAGATGCCAAAGAGACATGCTTCACCAGGGATAGGAAGGGGGGCTTCTTCAGCTCCTTCATGAAGAAGAGAAATGCTCCTACACCCCCCAAACGCAGCAGCTCCTTCCGAGAAATGGAGAATCAGCCCCATAAGAAATACGAACTCACGGGTAACTTCTCATCTGTTGCTTCTCTACAGCATGCTGATGGGTTCTCTTTCACTCCTGCCCAGCAAGAGGCGAATCTGGTGCCACCCAAGTGCTATGGGGGGAGCTTTGCACAGAGGAACCTCTGTAATGACGacggtggtgggggtgggggcagtggcaCTGCTGGGGGTGGGTGGTCTGGCATCACAGGCTTCTTTACACCACGCTTAATCAAAAAGACACTGGGCTTACGAGCAGGTAAACCCACAGCCAGTGATGACACTTCCAAGCCTTTTCCAAGGTCAAACTCTACATCTTCCATGTCCTCAGGGCTTCCAGAGCAGGATAGGATGGCAATGACCCTTCCCAGGAACTGCCAGAGGTCCAAACTCCAGCTGGAAAGGACAGTGTCCACCTCTTCTCAGCCAGAAGAGAATGTGGACAGGGCCAATGACATGCTTCCAAAAAAATCAGAGGAAAGTGCTGCTCCAAGCAGGGAGAGACCAAAAGCCAAGTTATTGCCCAGAGGAGCCACAGCTCTTCCTCTCAGAACACCCTCTGGGGATCTAGCCATTACAGAGAAGGACCCTCCAGGGGTGGGAGTGGCTGGAGTGGCAGCTGCCCCCAAGGGCAAAGAGAAGAATGGTGGGGCACGACTTGGGATGGCTGGAGTTCCAGAGGATGGAGAGCAGCCGGGCTGGCCTTCTCCAGCCAAGGCTGCCCCCGTCCTCCCAACCACTCACAACCACAAAGTGCCAGTCCTTATCTCACCCACTCTGAAACACACTCCAGCTGACGTGCAGCTCATTGGCACAGACTCTCAGGGGAATAAATTCAAGCTCTTATCTGAGCATCAGGTCACATCCTCTGGAGACAAGGACCGACCCCGACGGGTAAAACCAAAgtgtgccccacccccaccaccagtGATGAGACTACTGCAGCATCCGTCCATCTGCTCAGACCCTACAGAAGAGCCGACTGCCCTAACTGCAGGACAGTCCACGTCAGAAAcacaggaaggaggaaagaaggcagcTCTGGGCACAGTGCCCATCAGTGGGAAAGCTGGGAGGCCAGTGATGCCTCCACCTCAAGTGCCTCTGCCCACATCTTCCATCTCGCCAGCCAAAATGGCCAACGGCACAGCAGGTACTAAAGTGGCTCTGAGAAAAACCAAACAGGCCGCTGAGAAAATCTCAGCAGACAAAATCAGCAAAGAGGCCCTGCTGGAATGTGCTGACCTACTGTCCAGTGCAATCACGGAACCTGTGCCCAACAGCCAGCTGGTAGACACTGGACACCAGCTGCTTGACTACTGCTCAGGCTATGTGGACTGCATCCCTCAAACTCGCAACAAATTTGCCTTCCGAGAGGCTGTGAGCAAACTGGAACTCAGCCTGCAGGAGCTACAGGTTTCTTCAGCAGCTGCTGGTGTGCCCGGGACAAACCCTGTCCTTAATAACTTATTGTCATGTGTACAGGAAATCAGTGATGTGGTGCAGAGGTAG
- the ABL2 gene encoding tyrosine-protein kinase ABL2 isoform X5, with protein sequence MVLGTVLLPPNSYGRDQDTSLCCLCTEASESALPDLTEALHRPYGCDVEPQALNEAIRWSSKENLLGATESDPNLFVALYDFVASGDNTLSITKGEKLRVLGYNQNGEWSEVRSKNGQGWVPSNYITPVNSLEKHSWYHGPVSRSAAEYLLSSLINGSFLVRESESSPGQLSISLRYEGRVYHYRINTTADGKVYVTAESRFSTLAELVHHHSTVADGLVTTLHYPAPKCNKPTVYGVSPIHDKWEMERTDITMKHKLGGGQYGEVYVGVWKKYSLTVAVKTLKEDTMEVEEFLKEAAVMKEIKHPNLVQLLGVCTLEPPFYIVTEYMPYGNLLDYLRECNREEVTAVVLLYMATQISSAMEYLEKKNFIHRDLAARNCLVGENHVVKVADFGLSRLMTGDTYTAHAGAKFPIKWTAPESLAYNTFSIKSDVWAFGVLLWEIATYGMSPYPGIDLSQVYDLLEKGYRMEQPEGCPPKVYELMRACWKWSPADRPSFAETHQAFETMFHDSSISEEVAEELGRAASSSSVVPYLPRLPILPSKTRTLKKQVENKENIEGAQDATENSASSLAPGFFRGAQASSGSPALPRKQRDKSPSSLLEDAKETCFTRDRKGGFFSSFMKKRNAPTPPKRSSSFREMENQPHKKYELTGNFSSVASLQHADGFSFTPAQQEANLVPPKCYGGSFAQRNLCNDDGGGGGGSGTAGGGWSGITGFFTPRLIKKTLGLRAGKPTASDDTSKPFPRSNSTSSMSSGLPEQDRMAMTLPRNCQRSKLQLERTVSTSSQPEENVDRANDMLPKKSEESAAPSRERPKAKLLPRGATALPLRTPSGDLAITEKDPPGVGVAGVAAAPKGKEKNGGARLGMAGVPEDGEQPGWPSPAKAAPVLPTTHNHKVPVLISPTLKHTPADVQLIGTDSQGNKFKLLSEHQVTSSGDKDRPRRVKPKCAPPPPPVMRLLQHPSICSDPTEEPTALTAGQSTSETQEGGKKAALGTVPISGKAGRPVMPPPQVPLPTSSISPAKMANGTAGTKVALRKTKQAAEKISADKISKEALLECADLLSSAITEPVPNSQLVDTGHQLLDYCSGYVDCIPQTRNKFAFREAVSKLELSLQELQVSSAAAGVPGTNPVLNNLLSCVQEISDVVQR encoded by the exons ATGGTCCTTGGGACAGTTCTCCTTCCACCTAATAGTTATGGCAGAGATCAGGACACTTCACTTTGCTGCCTGTGCACTGAGGCCTCAGAATCTGCTCTACCCGACTTAACAG AAGCTTTGCATCGTCCCTATGGTTGTGATGTTGAACCCCAGGCACTAAATGAGGCTATCAGGTGGAGCTCCAAGGAGAACTTGCTCGGAGCCACTGAGAGTGACCCTAATCTCTTCGTTGCACTTTATGATTTTGTAGCAAGTGGTGATAACACACTCAGCATCACTAAAG GTGAAAAGCTACGAGTCCTTGGTTACAACCAGAATGGCGAGTGGAGTGAAGTTCGCTCTAAGAACGGGCAGGGCTGGGTGCCAAGCAACTACATCACCCCAGTGAACAGCCTGGAAAAACACTCCTGGTACCATGGACCTGTGTCACGCAGTGCAGCTGAGTATCTGCTCAGCAGTCTAATCAATGGCAGCTTCCTGGTGCGAGAAAGTGAGAGTAGCCCTGGGCAGCTGTCCATCTCGCTCAGGTACGAGGGACGTGTGTATCACTACAGGATCAATACCACTGCAGATGGCAAG GTGTATGTGACTGCTGAGAGCCGCTTCAGCACCTTGGCAGAGCTTGTACACCATCACTCTACAGTGGCTGATGGGCTGGTGACAACATTACACTACCCAGCACCCAAGTGTAATAAGCCTACAGTCTATGGTGTGTCCCCCATCCACGACAAATGGGAAATGGAGCGAACAGATATTACCATGAAGCACAAACTTGGGGGCGGTCAGTATGGAGAGGTTTACGTTGGCGTCTGGAAGAAATACAGCCTTACAGTTGCTGTGAAAACATTGAAG GAAGATACCATGGAGGTAGAAGAATTCCTGAAAGAAGCTGCAGTAATGAAGGAAATCAAGCATCCTAATCTGGTACAACTTTTAG GTGTGTGTACTTTGGAGCCACCATTTTACATTGTGACTGAATACATGCCATACGGGAATTTGCTGGATTACCTCCGAGAATGCAACCGAGAAGAGGTGACTGCAGTTGTGCTGCTCTACATGGCCACTCAGATTTCTTCTGCAATGGAGTACTTAGAGAAGAAGAATTTCATCCATAG AGATCTTGCAGCTCGTAACTGCCTAGTGGGAGAAAACCATGTGGTAAAAGTGGCTGACTTTGGCTTAAGTAGATTGATGACTGGAGACACTTATACTGCTCATGCTGGAGCCAAATTTCCTATTAAGTGGACAGCACCAGAGAGTCTTGCCTACAATACCTTCTCAATTAAATCTGACGTCTGGG CTTTTGGGGTATTGTTGTGGGAAATTGCTACCTATGGAATGTCACCATATCCAGGTATTGACCTGTCTCAGGTCTATGACCTACTAGAAAAAGGATATCGAATGGAACAGCCTGAGGGATGCCCCCCTAAGGTTTATGAACTTATGAGAGCAT GCTGGAAGTGGAGCCCTGCCGATAGGCCCTCTTTTGCTGAAACACACCAAGCTTTTGAAACCATGTTCCATGACTCCAGCATTTCTGAAG AGGTAGCTGAGGAGCTTGGGAGAGCCGCCTCCTCGTCATCTGTTGTTCCGTACCTGCCCCGGCTACCTATACTTCCTTCCAAGACTCGGACACTGAAGAAACAGGTGGAGAACAAGGAGAACATTGAAGGGGCACAAGATGCCACAGAAAATTCTGCTTCCAGTTTAGCACCAG GGTTCTTCAGAGGTGCACAGGCCTCTAGTGGATCCCCAGCACTGCCTCGAAAGCAAAGAGACAAGTCACCCAGCAGCCTCTTGGAAGATGCCAAAGAGACATGCTTCACCAGGGATAGGAAGGGGGGCTTCTTCAGCTCCTTCATGAAGAAGAGAAATGCTCCTACACCCCCCAAACGCAGCAGCTCCTTCCGAGAAATGGAGAATCAGCCCCATAAGAAATACGAACTCACGGGTAACTTCTCATCTGTTGCTTCTCTACAGCATGCTGATGGGTTCTCTTTCACTCCTGCCCAGCAAGAGGCGAATCTGGTGCCACCCAAGTGCTATGGGGGGAGCTTTGCACAGAGGAACCTCTGTAATGACGacggtggtgggggtgggggcagtggcaCTGCTGGGGGTGGGTGGTCTGGCATCACAGGCTTCTTTACACCACGCTTAATCAAAAAGACACTGGGCTTACGAGCAGGTAAACCCACAGCCAGTGATGACACTTCCAAGCCTTTTCCAAGGTCAAACTCTACATCTTCCATGTCCTCAGGGCTTCCAGAGCAGGATAGGATGGCAATGACCCTTCCCAGGAACTGCCAGAGGTCCAAACTCCAGCTGGAAAGGACAGTGTCCACCTCTTCTCAGCCAGAAGAGAATGTGGACAGGGCCAATGACATGCTTCCAAAAAAATCAGAGGAAAGTGCTGCTCCAAGCAGGGAGAGACCAAAAGCCAAGTTATTGCCCAGAGGAGCCACAGCTCTTCCTCTCAGAACACCCTCTGGGGATCTAGCCATTACAGAGAAGGACCCTCCAGGGGTGGGAGTGGCTGGAGTGGCAGCTGCCCCCAAGGGCAAAGAGAAGAATGGTGGGGCACGACTTGGGATGGCTGGAGTTCCAGAGGATGGAGAGCAGCCGGGCTGGCCTTCTCCAGCCAAGGCTGCCCCCGTCCTCCCAACCACTCACAACCACAAAGTGCCAGTCCTTATCTCACCCACTCTGAAACACACTCCAGCTGACGTGCAGCTCATTGGCACAGACTCTCAGGGGAATAAATTCAAGCTCTTATCTGAGCATCAGGTCACATCCTCTGGAGACAAGGACCGACCCCGACGGGTAAAACCAAAgtgtgccccacccccaccaccagtGATGAGACTACTGCAGCATCCGTCCATCTGCTCAGACCCTACAGAAGAGCCGACTGCCCTAACTGCAGGACAGTCCACGTCAGAAAcacaggaaggaggaaagaaggcagcTCTGGGCACAGTGCCCATCAGTGGGAAAGCTGGGAGGCCAGTGATGCCTCCACCTCAAGTGCCTCTGCCCACATCTTCCATCTCGCCAGCCAAAATGGCCAACGGCACAGCAGGTACTAAAGTGGCTCTGAGAAAAACCAAACAGGCCGCTGAGAAAATCTCAGCAGACAAAATCAGCAAAGAGGCCCTGCTGGAATGTGCTGACCTACTGTCCAGTGCAATCACGGAACCTGTGCCCAACAGCCAGCTGGTAGACACTGGACACCAGCTGCTTGACTACTGCTCAGGCTATGTGGACTGCATCCCTCAAACTCGCAACAAATTTGCCTTCCGAGAGGCTGTGAGCAAACTGGAACTCAGCCTGCAGGAGCTACAGGTTTCTTCAGCAGCTGCTGGTGTGCCCGGGACAAACCCTGTCCTTAATAACTTATTGTCATGTGTACAGGAAATCAGTGATGTGGTGCAGAGGTAG
- the ABL2 gene encoding tyrosine-protein kinase ABL2 isoform X8, whose amino-acid sequence MVLGTVLLPPNSYGRDQDTSLCCLCTEASESALPDLTDHFASCVEDGFEGDKTGGSSPEALHRPYGCDVEPQALNEAIRWSSKENLLGATESDPNLFVALYDFVASGDNTLSITKGEKLRVLGYNQNGEWSEVRSKNGQGWVPSNYITPVNSLEKHSWYHGPVSRSAAEYLLSSLINGSFLVRESESSPGQLSISLRYEGRVYHYRINTTADGKVYVTAESRFSTLAELVHHHSTVADGLVTTLHYPAPKCNKPTVYGVSPIHDKWEMERTDITMKHKLGGGQYGEVYVGVWKKYSLTVAVKTLKEDTMEVEEFLKEAAVMKEIKHPNLVQLLGVCTLEPPFYIVTEYMPYGNLLDYLRECNREEVTAVVLLYMATQISSAMEYLEKKNFIHRDLAARNCLVGENHVVKVADFGLSRLMTGDTYTAHAGAKFPIKWTAPESLAYNTFSIKSDVWAFGVLLWEIATYGMSPYPGIDLSQVYDLLEKGYRMEQPEGCPPKVYELMRACWKWSPADRPSFAETHQAFETMFHDSSISEEVAEELGRAASSSSVVPYLPRLPILPSKTRTLKKQVENKENIEGAQDATENSASSLAPGFFRGAQASSGSPALPRKQRDKSPSSLLEDAKETCFTRDRKGGFFSSFMKKRNAPTPPKRSSSFREMENQPHKKYELTGLPEQDRMAMTLPRNCQRSKLQLERTVSTSSQPEENVDRANDMLPKKSEESAAPSRERPKAKLLPRGATALPLRTPSGDLAITEKDPPGVGVAGVAAAPKGKEKNGGARLGMAGVPEDGEQPGWPSPAKAAPVLPTTHNHKVPVLISPTLKHTPADVQLIGTDSQGNKFKLLSEHQVTSSGDKDRPRRVKPKCAPPPPPVMRLLQHPSICSDPTEEPTALTAGQSTSETQEGGKKAALGTVPISGKAGRPVMPPPQVPLPTSSISPAKMANGTAGTKVALRKTKQAAEKISADKISKEALLECADLLSSAITEPVPNSQLVDTGHQLLDYCSGYVDCIPQTRNKFAFREAVSKLELSLQELQVSSAAAGVPGTNPVLNNLLSCVQEISDVVQR is encoded by the exons ATGGTCCTTGGGACAGTTCTCCTTCCACCTAATAGTTATGGCAGAGATCAGGACACTTCACTTTGCTGCCTGTGCACTGAGGCCTCAGAATCTGCTCTACCCGACTTAACAG atcACTTTGCCAGCTGTGTGGAGGATGGATTTGAGGGAGACAAGACTGGAGGCAGTAGTCCAG AAGCTTTGCATCGTCCCTATGGTTGTGATGTTGAACCCCAGGCACTAAATGAGGCTATCAGGTGGAGCTCCAAGGAGAACTTGCTCGGAGCCACTGAGAGTGACCCTAATCTCTTCGTTGCACTTTATGATTTTGTAGCAAGTGGTGATAACACACTCAGCATCACTAAAG GTGAAAAGCTACGAGTCCTTGGTTACAACCAGAATGGCGAGTGGAGTGAAGTTCGCTCTAAGAACGGGCAGGGCTGGGTGCCAAGCAACTACATCACCCCAGTGAACAGCCTGGAAAAACACTCCTGGTACCATGGACCTGTGTCACGCAGTGCAGCTGAGTATCTGCTCAGCAGTCTAATCAATGGCAGCTTCCTGGTGCGAGAAAGTGAGAGTAGCCCTGGGCAGCTGTCCATCTCGCTCAGGTACGAGGGACGTGTGTATCACTACAGGATCAATACCACTGCAGATGGCAAG GTGTATGTGACTGCTGAGAGCCGCTTCAGCACCTTGGCAGAGCTTGTACACCATCACTCTACAGTGGCTGATGGGCTGGTGACAACATTACACTACCCAGCACCCAAGTGTAATAAGCCTACAGTCTATGGTGTGTCCCCCATCCACGACAAATGGGAAATGGAGCGAACAGATATTACCATGAAGCACAAACTTGGGGGCGGTCAGTATGGAGAGGTTTACGTTGGCGTCTGGAAGAAATACAGCCTTACAGTTGCTGTGAAAACATTGAAG GAAGATACCATGGAGGTAGAAGAATTCCTGAAAGAAGCTGCAGTAATGAAGGAAATCAAGCATCCTAATCTGGTACAACTTTTAG GTGTGTGTACTTTGGAGCCACCATTTTACATTGTGACTGAATACATGCCATACGGGAATTTGCTGGATTACCTCCGAGAATGCAACCGAGAAGAGGTGACTGCAGTTGTGCTGCTCTACATGGCCACTCAGATTTCTTCTGCAATGGAGTACTTAGAGAAGAAGAATTTCATCCATAG AGATCTTGCAGCTCGTAACTGCCTAGTGGGAGAAAACCATGTGGTAAAAGTGGCTGACTTTGGCTTAAGTAGATTGATGACTGGAGACACTTATACTGCTCATGCTGGAGCCAAATTTCCTATTAAGTGGACAGCACCAGAGAGTCTTGCCTACAATACCTTCTCAATTAAATCTGACGTCTGGG CTTTTGGGGTATTGTTGTGGGAAATTGCTACCTATGGAATGTCACCATATCCAGGTATTGACCTGTCTCAGGTCTATGACCTACTAGAAAAAGGATATCGAATGGAACAGCCTGAGGGATGCCCCCCTAAGGTTTATGAACTTATGAGAGCAT GCTGGAAGTGGAGCCCTGCCGATAGGCCCTCTTTTGCTGAAACACACCAAGCTTTTGAAACCATGTTCCATGACTCCAGCATTTCTGAAG AGGTAGCTGAGGAGCTTGGGAGAGCCGCCTCCTCGTCATCTGTTGTTCCGTACCTGCCCCGGCTACCTATACTTCCTTCCAAGACTCGGACACTGAAGAAACAGGTGGAGAACAAGGAGAACATTGAAGGGGCACAAGATGCCACAGAAAATTCTGCTTCCAGTTTAGCACCAG GGTTCTTCAGAGGTGCACAGGCCTCTAGTGGATCCCCAGCACTGCCTCGAAAGCAAAGAGACAAGTCACCCAGCAGCCTCTTGGAAGATGCCAAAGAGACATGCTTCACCAGGGATAGGAAGGGGGGCTTCTTCAGCTCCTTCATGAAGAAGAGAAATGCTCCTACACCCCCCAAACGCAGCAGCTCCTTCCGAGAAATGGAGAATCAGCCCCATAAGAAATACGAACTCACGG GGCTTCCAGAGCAGGATAGGATGGCAATGACCCTTCCCAGGAACTGCCAGAGGTCCAAACTCCAGCTGGAAAGGACAGTGTCCACCTCTTCTCAGCCAGAAGAGAATGTGGACAGGGCCAATGACATGCTTCCAAAAAAATCAGAGGAAAGTGCTGCTCCAAGCAGGGAGAGACCAAAAGCCAAGTTATTGCCCAGAGGAGCCACAGCTCTTCCTCTCAGAACACCCTCTGGGGATCTAGCCATTACAGAGAAGGACCCTCCAGGGGTGGGAGTGGCTGGAGTGGCAGCTGCCCCCAAGGGCAAAGAGAAGAATGGTGGGGCACGACTTGGGATGGCTGGAGTTCCAGAGGATGGAGAGCAGCCGGGCTGGCCTTCTCCAGCCAAGGCTGCCCCCGTCCTCCCAACCACTCACAACCACAAAGTGCCAGTCCTTATCTCACCCACTCTGAAACACACTCCAGCTGACGTGCAGCTCATTGGCACAGACTCTCAGGGGAATAAATTCAAGCTCTTATCTGAGCATCAGGTCACATCCTCTGGAGACAAGGACCGACCCCGACGGGTAAAACCAAAgtgtgccccacccccaccaccagtGATGAGACTACTGCAGCATCCGTCCATCTGCTCAGACCCTACAGAAGAGCCGACTGCCCTAACTGCAGGACAGTCCACGTCAGAAAcacaggaaggaggaaagaaggcagcTCTGGGCACAGTGCCCATCAGTGGGAAAGCTGGGAGGCCAGTGATGCCTCCACCTCAAGTGCCTCTGCCCACATCTTCCATCTCGCCAGCCAAAATGGCCAACGGCACAGCAGGTACTAAAGTGGCTCTGAGAAAAACCAAACAGGCCGCTGAGAAAATCTCAGCAGACAAAATCAGCAAAGAGGCCCTGCTGGAATGTGCTGACCTACTGTCCAGTGCAATCACGGAACCTGTGCCCAACAGCCAGCTGGTAGACACTGGACACCAGCTGCTTGACTACTGCTCAGGCTATGTGGACTGCATCCCTCAAACTCGCAACAAATTTGCCTTCCGAGAGGCTGTGAGCAAACTGGAACTCAGCCTGCAGGAGCTACAGGTTTCTTCAGCAGCTGCTGGTGTGCCCGGGACAAACCCTGTCCTTAATAACTTATTGTCATGTGTACAGGAAATCAGTGATGTGGTGCAGAGGTAG